From a region of the Brevibacterium siliguriense genome:
- a CDS encoding NAD(P)H-quinone dehydrogenase, giving the protein MNTEFDSTADRVVIIGGGPGGYEAALVAAQLGADVMLIEENRCGGSAVLTDVVPSKSLIATAEMMDEIERSDGLGIRIENTEDTEADTRRVTADLEAVNKRILSLADAQANDIYEGLIRAGVKAIQGKATLAGRDQVHVVESGGTEYTLEASTILLSVGAHPRELPTAQPDGERILTWTQLYDLDELPEHLIVVGSGVTGAEFASAYRALGTEVTLVSSREKVLPGQDEDAADVLEFVFRNKGMNVLSRSRAASVTRTDDGVEVVLADGRRVEGSHCLMAVGSIPNTEGLGLEKAGVRVSESGHIVVDGVSRTSRAGIYAAGDCTGVLPLASVAAMQGRIAMNHALGDAVQPLKLRNVASNVFTAPEIATVGFTQQNYRENPTDIDTVMLPLDTNPRAKMLGIEDGFVKIFARRGSGSILGGVVVGPRASELILPITMAVENRLTVDQLSASFVVYPSVSGSLTEAARKLHRHL; this is encoded by the coding sequence GTGAACACTGAATTTGATTCCACTGCAGATCGCGTCGTCATCATCGGCGGCGGCCCCGGCGGCTACGAAGCCGCGCTCGTCGCGGCTCAGCTCGGTGCCGATGTCATGCTCATCGAGGAGAATCGGTGCGGTGGTTCCGCCGTGCTCACCGACGTCGTACCGTCGAAGTCGCTCATAGCCACCGCGGAGATGATGGACGAGATCGAGCGCTCTGACGGGCTCGGAATCCGGATCGAGAACACCGAGGACACCGAGGCCGATACGCGCCGCGTGACCGCAGACCTCGAAGCGGTCAACAAGCGCATCCTCTCGCTCGCCGACGCTCAGGCCAACGACATCTACGAAGGTCTCATCCGGGCCGGTGTCAAAGCCATCCAGGGCAAAGCGACTCTGGCCGGTCGCGACCAGGTCCATGTCGTCGAATCCGGCGGCACCGAATACACGCTCGAGGCCTCGACGATCCTGCTCTCGGTCGGTGCCCACCCGCGTGAGCTGCCCACTGCGCAGCCCGATGGTGAGCGCATCCTCACCTGGACTCAGCTCTACGACCTCGACGAACTGCCCGAGCACCTCATCGTCGTCGGCTCCGGTGTCACCGGTGCCGAGTTCGCTTCGGCCTACCGGGCATTGGGCACCGAGGTGACCCTCGTGTCCTCGCGTGAAAAGGTCCTGCCCGGCCAGGACGAAGACGCGGCCGATGTGCTCGAATTCGTCTTCCGCAACAAGGGCATGAATGTCCTCTCCCGCTCCCGCGCCGCCTCGGTGACCCGCACCGACGACGGAGTCGAAGTGGTGCTCGCCGATGGTCGCCGTGTCGAAGGATCCCACTGCCTCATGGCCGTCGGCTCGATTCCGAACACCGAAGGTCTCGGCCTGGAGAAGGCCGGTGTCCGCGTCAGCGAGTCCGGACACATCGTCGTCGACGGCGTTTCGCGGACCTCGCGCGCAGGAATCTACGCGGCCGGTGACTGCACCGGTGTGCTGCCGCTGGCCTCGGTGGCAGCGATGCAAGGGCGGATCGCCATGAATCACGCGCTCGGCGACGCCGTGCAGCCGCTCAAACTGCGCAATGTCGCATCGAACGTGTTCACCGCGCCCGAGATCGCCACCGTCGGCTTCACTCAGCAGAACTACCGCGAGAACCCGACGGACATCGACACCGTGATGCTGCCGTTGGACACGAACCCGCGCGCCAAGATGCTCGGCATCGAGGACGGCTTCGTCAAGATCTTCGCGCGGCGCGGATCCGGCTCCATCCTCGGCGGAGTCGTCGTCGGCCCCCGAGCCAGTGAGCTCATCCTGCCGATCACCATGGCAGTGGAGAACCGGCTGACCGTCGATCAGCTCTCCGCCTCCTTCGTCGTCTACCCCTCCGTGAGCGGTTCGCTGACCGAAGCGGCACGGAAGCTTCACCGTCACCTCTGA
- a CDS encoding gamma carbonic anhydrase family protein: protein MTNDLAQPRIVSVGGHTPQVDPEAFVAAGATLVGDVHVKKGASVFYGCVLRAEAAPITIGEDSNVQDNTVMHTDAGKPVVIGARVSIGHQALVHGAVVDDDVLIGMHSTVLNDAHIGSDSLIAAGAVVLEGTQIAARSLVAGVPAKVRREMTDDGVEKVRQNAQSYVRLSTLHKDTAEVVDPS, encoded by the coding sequence ATGACCAACGATCTCGCCCAACCCCGCATCGTCTCCGTCGGCGGCCACACACCGCAGGTCGATCCGGAGGCGTTCGTCGCAGCCGGTGCCACCCTCGTCGGTGATGTGCACGTGAAGAAAGGCGCCAGTGTCTTCTATGGCTGTGTTCTGCGCGCCGAGGCTGCTCCGATCACCATCGGTGAGGACTCGAACGTGCAGGACAACACCGTCATGCACACCGACGCCGGCAAGCCCGTTGTCATCGGCGCCCGGGTCTCCATCGGCCACCAAGCTCTCGTCCATGGTGCCGTCGTCGACGACGATGTGCTCATCGGCATGCACTCCACCGTGCTCAACGACGCCCATATCGGCAGCGATTCCCTCATCGCCGCCGGCGCCGTCGTCCTCGAGGGCACGCAGATCGCCGCACGGTCCCTGGTCGCCGGTGTCCCCGCGAAGGTGCGCAGGGAGATGACCGACGACGGAGTGGAGAAGGTACGGCAGAACGCACAGTCCTATGTGCGCCTGTCGACCCTGCACAAGGACACCGCCGAGGTGGTCGACCCGAGCTGA
- a CDS encoding WhiB family transcriptional regulator: MDWRHRAACLNEDPELFFPIGNTGPALLQIEEAKTVCRRCEVAETCLQWALESGQDAGVWGGLSEDERRALKRRAARARRAG; this comes from the coding sequence ATGGATTGGCGACACCGTGCAGCATGCCTCAATGAGGATCCGGAGCTCTTCTTCCCGATCGGCAACACCGGACCCGCGCTGCTCCAGATTGAGGAAGCGAAGACTGTCTGTCGCCGTTGTGAAGTCGCAGAGACCTGCCTTCAGTGGGCCCTCGAATCCGGTCAGGATGCCGGAGTCTGGGGCGGTCTGAGCGAAGATGAGCGTCGCGCCCTCAAGCGTCGCGCCGCTCGTGCCCGCCGCGCCGGCTGA
- a CDS encoding NAD-glutamate dehydrogenase — protein sequence MTQVSISNVAEEWRKQRGQSAPENFLEAYYPRFETGAHDPEAYAAAAARHFALGTEYDGKRPAVAIYNPSVDSPEFRDNHTVIAIVLADMPHLVSSIVSDLAANGRAIRRVHHPIITVTGTGPGEKILSPAEAPALSADTASIPTVSEASGDSADGAPQQQSWIRLEIDRISESDFDALEERLRGVLDYVSAAARDAQAMAAKAKDIAVELNAHAPRPELASEAESAAALLTWLDGHFTFLGYREYDYTHDAEHSSLEPIEDTSMGISALRPLVKSPLSRAVADKALEPHVLVLTKANSRSRVIRSSFMDYIGVKTFDADGEIVGERRFVGVFKPEFYNDSVLNIPVIDRKVAKILSASGFPAGSHSANELLGVLENYPREDLLHEGTEEIYAVVMEIVDMQERRESRVFVRTDPYQRFVSVILYLPRDLYNTDARVRVQEVLRKFYNADSVDFDVLLSESALARIHFVARVARDCELPQIGADEVEARIVGAVRSWSEDVHAFLVPAETGDSGASQARADLWSKAFPPSYGEHHTPAEAVADVGRFEALEAGHGPAVRLYRPEQSTDASVRLVLYRRDRISLSEVLPYLTAFGASVVDERPHEIDLADGTHRYIYDFGLSFSEELADDDYDRIAEAFMAGWDGKKEAGVFDRLVVAGLSWQHVTIIRALGKYLRQAGFTYSDAYVGEVYSENPQISKLLVDYFIAKFDPDFDDAGREGAMSEIDDAIESALSEVASLDADRVLRSSLELLRATLRTNYYIDESGDLPTALVLKIRPDELSFVPKPKPALEMWVYSPQVEGVHLRFGTVARGGLRWSDRRDDFRTEVLGLVKAQMVKNALIVPTGAKGGFFPKQLPPMSDRDAWMAAGQAAYEVFIESLLEVSDNLTYGSDDSSVVVHPDRVVRHDGNDYYLVVAADKGTARFSDVANAIAERRGFWLGDAFASGGSVGYDHKAMAITSRGAWKSVERHFRELGLNTAAEDFTVVGIGDMSGDVFGNGMLRSEHIRLVAAFDHRDIFLDPNPDAPRSFVERRRLFDLPRSSWQDYDRDLISTGGGVFSRSAKSIDLSAEAASALGIEPGKRSPADLMSEILKAPVDLVYNGGIGTYIKASSESHADVGDKANDAIRIDGADVRARVIGEGGNLGVTQLGRVEAALGGVEVNTDAVDNSAGVDSSDHEVNIKLLLRTLLHKGAFAAEEREQVLHSFTDQVADRVLANNYSQNVVLGEARAQTESMSGTYGRMLSYLEKNADLDRAVEFLPSADELATREFSYYVSPELAVLLAYVKMHAADEVLSSTVPDETWMRRELVSYFPEALQEKYGELIPEHPLHREIATAKLVNRLVDRGGLTYIYRMLEETPASVPQIARVFVVVSEIFGLDDFFDAVCALDNQVPTEVQVKLQHDYVRVLDRSSRWLVQQAPDSLDVDSGIEMYGKVVEALRSRVPDLVDGYDAETMQAKAQSYIDEGVPSELAWRSAALLDEFVLLDITQLAARANESAEDVAEVYYAVNERFSGSQILTLIGDLDRSDRWSALARGSMRDDYYAAILSVTGTVLAATDSPISGTPDERAKQRLAEWLERNETVVGRVLETTETILGLDTVTQAPLSVLLRSLRSMVRSSAWESEHNG from the coding sequence GTGACTCAGGTCTCAATTTCGAACGTTGCAGAAGAGTGGAGGAAGCAGAGGGGACAATCTGCTCCCGAGAACTTCCTCGAAGCGTACTATCCGCGATTCGAAACAGGGGCCCACGACCCCGAGGCCTACGCGGCCGCAGCGGCCCGTCACTTCGCCCTCGGCACCGAATATGACGGTAAAAGGCCGGCGGTCGCGATCTACAACCCCAGCGTCGACTCGCCGGAATTCCGCGACAACCACACGGTCATCGCCATCGTGCTCGCCGATATGCCCCACCTCGTATCCTCGATCGTCAGCGACCTCGCCGCGAACGGCAGGGCGATCCGCCGCGTCCACCACCCGATCATCACCGTCACCGGAACCGGCCCGGGAGAGAAGATCCTCTCCCCGGCAGAAGCACCCGCACTCAGCGCGGACACCGCGAGCATTCCGACGGTCTCCGAAGCCTCCGGCGACAGCGCAGACGGCGCCCCTCAGCAGCAGTCCTGGATCCGCCTCGAGATCGACCGCATCTCCGAAAGCGACTTCGACGCACTCGAAGAGCGCCTGCGCGGAGTCCTCGACTATGTGTCTGCGGCAGCCCGCGACGCCCAAGCGATGGCTGCGAAGGCCAAAGACATCGCCGTCGAACTGAACGCACACGCACCTCGCCCGGAGCTGGCCTCCGAAGCCGAATCCGCCGCCGCCCTGCTCACCTGGCTCGACGGTCACTTCACCTTCCTCGGGTACCGCGAATACGACTACACCCACGACGCCGAACACAGCAGCCTCGAACCGATCGAGGACACCTCGATGGGCATCTCGGCCCTGCGCCCCCTCGTGAAGTCACCGCTCAGCCGGGCGGTCGCGGACAAAGCCCTGGAACCGCATGTGCTGGTGCTGACGAAGGCGAACTCCCGCTCCCGCGTCATCCGGTCCTCCTTCATGGACTACATCGGCGTGAAGACCTTCGACGCCGACGGTGAGATCGTCGGTGAGCGCCGCTTCGTCGGCGTGTTCAAACCCGAGTTCTACAACGACAGCGTTCTCAACATCCCGGTCATCGACCGGAAGGTCGCCAAGATCCTCTCGGCCAGCGGATTCCCCGCCGGCTCCCACTCGGCCAACGAACTCCTCGGAGTGCTGGAGAACTACCCGCGCGAAGACCTGCTGCACGAGGGCACCGAGGAGATCTATGCCGTCGTCATGGAAATCGTCGATATGCAGGAACGCCGGGAATCCCGAGTGTTCGTCCGCACCGACCCGTACCAGCGCTTCGTCTCGGTCATCCTCTACCTCCCACGCGACCTGTACAACACCGACGCCCGCGTGCGCGTCCAGGAAGTGCTCCGCAAGTTCTACAACGCCGACAGCGTCGACTTCGATGTGCTGCTGAGCGAATCGGCGCTGGCCCGCATCCACTTCGTAGCCCGGGTCGCCCGGGACTGCGAACTGCCGCAGATCGGCGCCGATGAGGTCGAGGCCCGCATCGTCGGAGCCGTTCGCTCCTGGTCCGAAGACGTCCACGCGTTCCTGGTTCCCGCCGAAACCGGGGACTCCGGAGCCTCGCAGGCCCGGGCCGACTTGTGGTCGAAGGCGTTCCCGCCCAGCTACGGTGAGCATCACACCCCCGCCGAGGCGGTCGCCGACGTCGGTCGGTTCGAAGCCCTCGAGGCCGGCCACGGTCCGGCCGTCCGGCTCTACCGTCCCGAACAGAGCACCGACGCCTCCGTCCGACTCGTCCTCTACCGCCGTGACCGGATCAGCCTGTCCGAGGTCCTGCCCTACCTCACGGCATTCGGTGCCTCCGTCGTCGACGAACGTCCCCACGAGATCGACCTCGCAGACGGAACGCATCGCTATATCTACGACTTCGGACTCAGCTTCTCCGAAGAGCTGGCCGATGACGACTATGACCGCATCGCCGAAGCCTTCATGGCCGGCTGGGACGGCAAGAAGGAAGCGGGAGTCTTCGACCGCCTCGTCGTCGCCGGACTCTCCTGGCAGCATGTGACGATCATCCGCGCCCTGGGCAAATACCTGCGTCAGGCGGGTTTCACCTATTCCGACGCCTATGTTGGTGAGGTCTACAGCGAAAACCCGCAGATCTCGAAGCTGCTCGTCGACTACTTCATCGCCAAGTTCGATCCGGACTTCGACGACGCCGGACGCGAAGGGGCGATGTCGGAGATCGACGACGCAATCGAGTCCGCTCTCAGCGAGGTGGCCAGCCTCGACGCCGACCGTGTGCTGCGCTCCTCGCTCGAGCTGTTGCGGGCGACACTGCGCACAAACTACTACATCGACGAATCCGGTGACCTGCCCACGGCGCTGGTGCTCAAGATACGGCCCGACGAGCTCAGCTTCGTGCCGAAACCGAAGCCGGCGCTGGAGATGTGGGTGTACTCCCCACAGGTTGAAGGCGTGCATCTGCGCTTCGGCACCGTCGCACGCGGCGGACTTCGCTGGTCGGACCGTCGCGATGACTTCCGCACCGAGGTCCTCGGCCTCGTCAAGGCGCAGATGGTCAAGAACGCCCTCATTGTGCCCACCGGCGCAAAGGGCGGGTTCTTCCCCAAGCAGCTGCCGCCGATGAGCGACCGGGACGCCTGGATGGCCGCCGGTCAGGCCGCCTACGAGGTGTTCATCGAAAGCCTGCTCGAGGTCTCGGACAACCTCACCTACGGCAGCGATGACTCCAGCGTCGTCGTCCACCCGGACCGCGTCGTCCGCCACGACGGAAACGACTACTACCTCGTCGTCGCCGCCGACAAGGGCACGGCTCGGTTCTCCGATGTGGCCAATGCGATCGCCGAACGCCGAGGTTTCTGGCTCGGCGACGCCTTCGCATCGGGCGGATCGGTCGGCTACGACCACAAGGCGATGGCCATCACCTCCCGGGGTGCGTGGAAGTCCGTCGAACGACACTTCCGCGAACTCGGGCTCAACACGGCCGCCGAGGACTTCACGGTCGTGGGCATCGGCGATATGAGCGGCGACGTCTTCGGCAACGGAATGCTCCGCAGCGAGCACATCCGCCTCGTCGCGGCCTTCGACCACCGGGACATCTTCCTCGATCCGAATCCCGACGCGCCGCGCAGCTTCGTCGAACGCCGGCGTCTCTTCGACCTGCCGCGCTCGAGCTGGCAGGACTACGATCGGGATCTCATCTCAACCGGCGGCGGAGTCTTCTCGCGGTCGGCGAAGTCGATCGACCTGAGCGCAGAAGCCGCCTCGGCGCTCGGAATCGAACCCGGGAAGCGCAGCCCGGCCGACCTCATGTCCGAAATCCTCAAGGCACCCGTCGATCTCGTCTACAACGGCGGAATCGGCACGTATATCAAGGCCTCGTCCGAGAGTCATGCCGATGTGGGAGACAAGGCCAACGACGCCATCCGGATCGACGGTGCCGATGTCCGGGCGCGCGTCATCGGCGAGGGCGGCAACCTCGGTGTGACTCAGTTGGGACGTGTCGAGGCTGCACTCGGCGGTGTCGAGGTCAACACCGATGCCGTCGACAACTCTGCAGGCGTCGACAGCTCCGACCACGAGGTCAACATCAAACTGCTGCTGCGTACGCTCCTGCACAAGGGTGCCTTCGCCGCCGAGGAGCGGGAGCAGGTTCTGCACTCGTTCACCGATCAGGTCGCTGACCGGGTGCTGGCTAACAACTATTCCCAGAACGTCGTCCTCGGCGAGGCTCGAGCCCAGACCGAATCCATGTCGGGCACCTACGGCCGGATGCTCAGCTACTTGGAGAAGAACGCCGATCTCGACCGTGCGGTCGAATTCCTGCCCAGTGCCGACGAACTGGCCACTCGCGAGTTCAGCTACTATGTCTCACCCGAACTCGCCGTCCTGCTGGCTTATGTGAAGATGCACGCAGCCGATGAGGTCCTCAGCAGCACCGTGCCGGACGAGACGTGGATGCGGCGTGAACTCGTGTCCTACTTCCCGGAGGCCTTGCAGGAGAAGTACGGCGAACTCATCCCCGAACATCCCCTGCACCGGGAGATCGCGACGGCGAAGCTCGTCAACCGGCTCGTCGACCGCGGTGGACTGACCTACATCTACCGGATGTTGGAAGAGACCCCGGCCTCCGTACCGCAGATCGCGCGCGTGTTCGTCGTGGTCTCGGAGATCTTCGGACTCGACGACTTCTTCGACGCGGTGTGCGCACTCGACAACCAGGTGCCGACCGAGGTGCAGGTGAAGCTCCAGCACGACTACGTGCGCGTCCTCGATCGCTCCTCGCGCTGGCTCGTGCAGCAGGCGCCGGACAGCCTCGATGTCGATTCCGGCATCGAGATGTACGGCAAGGTCGTCGAGGCGCTCCGCTCCCGGGTCCCCGACCTCGTCGACGGCTACGATGCCGAGACCATGCAGGCCAAGGCTCAGAGCTACATCGACGAAGGCGTGCCCAGCGAACTCGCTTGGCGGTCCGCCGCTCTGCTCGACGAATTCGTGCTGCTGGACATCACCCAGCTGGCCGCCCGGGCGAACGAATCCGCCGAGGACGTCGCCGAGGTCTACTACGCCGTGAATGAGCGCTTCTCCGGTTCGCAGATTCTCACCCTCATCGGTGATCTCGACCGCAGCGACCGGTGGTCGGCTCTGGCCCGCGGATCCATGCGCGACGACTACTACGCCGCGATCCTGTCGGTGACTGGAACGGTCCTGGCCGCCACGGATTCGCCGATCTCCGGCACCCCCGACGAGCGGGCGAAGCAGCGGCTGGCCGAATGGCTCGAACGCAACGAGACGGTCGTGGGCCGCGTGTTGGAGACGACGGAGACGATCCTCGGACTCGACACCGTCACCCAGGCCCCGCTGTCGGTGCTGCTGCGCTCCCTGCGGTCGATGGTCCGTTCCTCGGCCTGGGAGAGCGAACACAACGGCTGA
- a CDS encoding DUF2505 domain-containing protein produces MRSLTLNHEYSVDLSTFLAKLADPGVWEKLGSDASTEYIDPDTEMTVRTPMPKAELPAALASRLPDNTVLVEVYMIPGDVLGDEAEIRMTARAAGVPVEIDAVLALREDESVTKLAAHAEISSSIPMFGAMIEQAVVPILEKRLGDRLRRFESV; encoded by the coding sequence ATGCGATCTCTGACTCTCAATCACGAATATTCGGTTGATCTGTCGACATTCCTGGCCAAACTCGCCGACCCCGGCGTGTGGGAGAAGCTCGGCTCCGACGCCAGTACCGAATATATCGACCCCGATACCGAGATGACCGTGCGGACGCCGATGCCCAAGGCCGAGCTTCCCGCGGCTCTGGCCTCCAGGCTTCCGGACAACACCGTGCTGGTCGAGGTGTACATGATTCCCGGGGATGTGTTGGGAGACGAGGCCGAGATCCGCATGACCGCACGTGCCGCGGGAGTCCCAGTCGAGATCGATGCGGTCCTCGCTCTGCGCGAGGACGAGTCAGTGACGAAGCTGGCCGCTCACGCTGAGATCAGCTCATCGATCCCGATGTTCGGGGCGATGATCGAACAGGCAGTGGTTCCGATCCTGGAGAAGCGGCTGGGCGACCGGCTGCGCCGCTTTGAATCCGTCTGA
- a CDS encoding DUF6912 family protein, whose translation MAIRCYIPTTLTALRSTLTGVRAVAPDAQGRSLRGEEFESAEFDAMCIAAALAANAVFDPADTGSGTEAAPERRVIVAYDAPSPVRPNR comes from the coding sequence ATGGCCATTCGCTGCTACATTCCCACCACCTTGACCGCGCTGCGTTCGACGCTGACGGGCGTCCGCGCCGTCGCCCCTGATGCTCAGGGGCGCAGCCTGCGCGGTGAGGAGTTCGAATCCGCTGAATTCGACGCTATGTGCATCGCCGCCGCCCTGGCCGCGAATGCGGTGTTCGACCCCGCTGATACCGGGTCCGGCACCGAGGCGGCTCCCGAACGCCGTGTCATCGTGGCCTATGATGCCCCGAGTCCAGTCCGGCCGAACCGCTGA